A stretch of DNA from Cannabis sativa cultivar Pink pepper isolate KNU-18-1 chromosome X, ASM2916894v1, whole genome shotgun sequence:
aagaaaatttgaaaataactgAGATCATTCACTTGGTTTTGTAACTTTTGTTTGTCTTTCTCTCAatcaaggttttttttttttttgaaataaaatatcaacttcattTAATTagcattcaaaatataaaatagcttAAAGTCCAAAGAGGGTGTTATGCCCAAGAATACTATGACAAAATAGATATCGAGCATACCTAACAATATAATGGACAACTCGATTAGCTGATCATTTAACAAAACGTAAATAAACAAGCATGCCTAGCAACATAGTGGGCAACTCAATTTATTTACCTTTCTCTCAATCAAGGTTAATTGTTATCCCATTTTAGTAATTGGATAAATACAATGTTTTGTGTGATCTATCAAAAACCAAACAAACGATAATTGCTCTCACTAGTCACAACAACTAAGTTACAGCTTTCGTTTGATAAAAATCATTACATATGTCATTTCCTTTCCACTGCAAGTCCACCCTTAGCCTTAGAGGTCCAAATATGGAAGTGAAAATATGAAGAATATTATAACACAAAAAAACTACAATTCGACCACAGAAGCATCGTCGACCATAAATTTATCTCTGAAACCACAATAAAGGATACCCATAATTAATACCAAGTATACATCAATCTGTAGAAATTGCTTCAACTTCAAGTATCAAATTTGTCACTGttaccattttctttcttttagctTGACCAAACACCAAATTCGTTTAACAAAGCATTTGTCCACAAAAATCATATCTATATAACATACAacttaattatcaaaataaagaTTAGCCAAGTCCTTAACTTGATTAAACAAAACTGAGAACTGATGTGTCTGCAACTAATTCCAAAATATATTCGGAACATGGATCGAAAGGCctgcaaaattaataaaaagagAGCAGCAATTTTCACCTACAAACAATATCTGTAAATTTTAATTGCACTAGCAATAATAACTGCCCTCATGTGCAGCTAGATTCTTGAAAATAACttgtgacttttttttttcaagtcatCTGCAATTCGCGGTATGGGGGATGAACATACTTTTTGTTGGATAAAATCGCCAAAATATAATCACCATTGAGTGAGTAGCAAAAATGACGATAAGGGCCACCAAAAAATAGGCAGGCATTTCATCTTACAGGTACAGAATTCCACAACCTTATCTGCTTTCGGGGAATTTATCTTCGTAGTTTTGGGGTAACTGCATAGAAGGATTGGAAATTTCAAGGAAAAGGTAAATGAGAGAAATATGTAAGTACAGAGCCGAGACCGAGACAATATACACATACCATGTATGATGCAGTAATCATCTTCCCAGCAAACCATCTCCCATGGAGAGCACGCTGTGCAGCTACTGCTGATTGTGTATGTTCAAATCGCAGATATACGAAGCCAACACTGTTCCTGTTCATTGAAAATAACGAGTCGGTATTTTGGTGAGAATGATGATTTAAGGAAAAGAAGGGGGGAAAAGAAACAGGTGAATTTTCATTGCTCACTTGTCCACAAATATATGTTTCAAATTTCCGAACTTTGAACATTCTTCCTGTACGTCTTCTTTAATATCCAGATCGAAATTTGGCTCCGTCTGCAAGAAAGAAAATATTGCTTGTAACACaaccaaaaaaagaaaactaaaaaaGAACTAATTTAGAAAAGCAAGGAATATCAACCTCGGCTTCAGGATCAAACATATTTTTTAGGAGCAAACATTCACTTGGAACACCAATTGTATCTATAGCAGGAACAGTGACTGTAGGAGCTTGAAGACCACCACCCCCAAGTCCAAGGACCGGCATAGGAGCTAGTGGAGCAGAAAGGGAAGTCATCATTGGTGCAGTTCCCATCATTGGAGGAGGTCCCGGTAGAGTAAACCCAGGGGGGGCATTGACAGCAGGAGTACCAGTCATACTGCGTACAATGCAAATATCAGATCAACTGATCAagaatcaaaagaaaaaacacATATAATGATCAGATAAGAGAATACGGACCTTGTTGAAGTGCCACTCCGATCCAATTTTTGCATGAGAAGTGCTCGAGACTGTGCATTAAGCGCCTGAAATTAATTTTATCAGTAAATCAGCTACTTTTTAATTAAGTCAGAAATCCTTTCTTCACTTGTGAAACGTGTGTGCTGAAACATGTAAAGCTCAGCTATTgacatttgtttttttaatcaaaaccGTGAAGAAAATTTATCCTTACCATTCCACTGccttcatcatcatcaaaatCCCCAGTGTTCCCACCAATTTCTTGCATTCCAACTTGATCAGTAACAGCTGAtacctaaaaaataaaatgaaggaAAGAGAATAAAAGAGTGAATATCAGGCAGATAGTATCTATTAGGGAGAATGATTCTTTCTAGCAAAAcacccttaaaaaaaaaagaccattGCAATTCATAGAACatacaaggaaaaataaaatacgGTAATCTCAGATAAAAGGATCAGATGGACAGAAGTGAAGTCAACAGCTTATTCATGAATCTTTGGACATTTTCAAAACATAGAGGTTGACATGCACAATATGAGAGACATACGGAAATAACTGACTGGAAATAGAATGCAATAAGTCATAATTCAGTTCCATGCAAtgaaataaacaattaaaaaagtGGGAGAAACCTGAAAACAGGTCACATATTCCATAAATACTTTAGGCAGTAACAAAATAAGCAAAATTACCTTAAGCATTCGACCACCAATCTCCAGTTGTCCATTCAAACTCAGTGCATTTCTTGCATCTTCAAGACGTCCAAACTGGATAATGATATTAGTTAAACAACCAACAAATTTGAAAGGAATAATTAAGCATACAAGGCAACTTGACGCCCACCCTCAGAAACAGTAGCAGGTAAAAATctcaattatataatattattttataaaagctTGAAAACAGAAGGTAACTTGATGCTCGTTATATGTGTCGTCCCTAAACATTCAAATGAAGAGGAGGAGGGGAAGGGAATGCAGAAACAACTCACAAGTTGCCCAATTGATTACACATACCTGGACAAATCCAAAACCTTTGCAAAGACCAGTTTCATCAAGAGGCAACTGTACAAGTTCCACTGGACCAAATGCTCCAAAAACCTGTATACAATAAATAGACTAAAGATTTTAAACACATAAATTGATTAAAGATTAATATATCAGTAAATAAAAGAAAGGAAGGGAAAAACATTAATTGCAGTTCATaagcattttttattttattgataatAGATTAAAGTTTGAACTTCGCAAGCAGTGAGCACAAAAAAAAGACATGCCTGACGAAGATCTTCCTCTTTTATACTTGTATGTAAATTGCCAACATAAAGTCTCCTAGCTCCTCCAGAGTAAGGCCCTATAAGTCCACCTGGTCCAGCAGCAACGGCTGCAGTTGATTGAACCAAATTCTTTTCAGCTTCGGATGGCTTCACCATAACTGGTTGACCTAGAAGAGGCTGACCAGATAAAGCAATGGCCATAGGCACTGACATCACATCATAAAACTCAATATACCTACAAAACAAGAATGAACTCAGAAAACCAACAATCTCAAAAGAATTCTACATAATAAAATGCTTTACTTGAATAAATTACCCCTTGTTGATTACACACTATCTCAATATTCCcgattctttttttctttttcagaacTGGATTCCTCATCTAACCCTACAATATTTGAGAAAATGAAACTATCGCAATTTCTATGTAAGTACTTAGGAGCAGAAGGGACTCAAACATCAAAACTTGCATGGACAAACCATAGGCCTGATCAATTGAGCTATCTACCCCATTAATCCTACTTTAAAAATAACTCCATAATCAATTCAAGCTAATAGGGACAAGTATTAACCTACATACCATCAACTCAGGTCATGTTCTTTAAAGAATAAACAAAAGACGTCGCTAATAAGTATCAGTTATTGATGAGTAAAAAAGAATTGACAATCTTATATGACCTATgcttaaaataaacatatataaagttagATAGATGTAGATCAATTATGAAAACATGAGAAACGTACCCAACACCCTTAGATCGCCTAGAATTCCGGTCCATGATGAGACGTACATCTCGAACCTGCAAATGATAAAGAAGTTGTCCATATTTGTAAACCATGCTACTGCACTTAACAATAATACTCAACAGAAAGCCTATAAAAAGTTGCTACATTCATTTAAAGAACAATCCCAAAATAGTCAACATCTATCATGTAATATATCAATGAAAAGAATTCAATCCCGACTTATGAAAAgaataatatcaaaattatcACTACATCTATCATGTGAGATTTATAATTTAAACTAGTATGAGACATTTTGTTTAAAGACATTTATCAGTATAGAATCTTGTTCTTTATGAAACATATTCTATTAAATTATTCAATACAAAATGAGACTGGAAACATACTAACCTTGCCAGCCCTTGAGAAAAACTCGTATACATCTCTTTCATCTGCCTTTAGACAAATCTGCCAATTTTGTTTCATAatagaaatacaaaaagttaCATCATACGTAATAGTGCAGTAAAGAGAATTTAAGAGCAAGCAAACTTAGCAAAGTGTAAGGCATGTGAAAGAATGGCTACCTGATAAGCAAATACAGTCCTCTGATCCCTCTCTGGGTCAACCTCTGGCTCTGCCTGATcctcttttttatctttatatCTTCTGCAAGAGAATGAAAACGAAAAAATGGGCTGAAAATCTTGAGTTACCAATATAGTCCTAAAATGATTACAAGGAAACACAGAACTTTAAAAGACCAAGAACAGTGTGGGATCCTTCTGTGTTGGCCATATTAAATGTGGCAAAAGATTCCTCAATTCACAGGAAAATTATAAAAGGgataaaactcaaaaaaaaaaaatgctttatCCTCTGTAAACCCACATGAAACAGCCCTGCAGATAGATAATTGCGTAAAGTTAACATGAACAATGTCTAAAACAAAAGATATGAAAGTCTTGAATTCTAACAATAGTCAAACTGTAAAAGATAcagcaattaaaaaaaaaaaaaagggggatACCCATTCCTAGAAAGTCATCTAAATAATCCTATTCCAAACAGAAGAATGACGAAGATTATATACCTTCTACAagcaacaaaatatttaatgaaaaaagcaTCACAGTGGCCTGTACCTTCTACAAAAAAACACAATCTTAAAGGTAAACAGCACCATAGTGTGTTGTATGGATGGCAGTGCCATAATGACCTAGTTGGAAATATCTGGAACCTGTTAAACGTTTATTATACTTTAAAGAAAGAATCACAaccataaaaaaacaaaattgagaTCCTAGGACTTGAGAAGATAGTCTATTTCAATATTCAGTAAAATTCAGCAAGCCCACTCAAAAGAACATCGCAATTGATGCAATGCCAAAATgtagcagaataatatgtcacACAGAAAAGGTACAGTCTCTTAGATGGTCTGTGTGTTTGCACTTTGCCAGGGACATGAATTGTAAAACGATGATGTTCACAGGCACAAAATTCTGGAACCCCCGGTAACAAGACTGCTACAAAATCCCATCTAGATGTAATGACAAAAGAATGCGGATCCTCTGCAAAGTTTCAAACTTGGCTTAAAGGCAGATGAGAGAGCATTCATGGCAAAGTAGGATTTCAAAAATGCAATGATTGGAAAAACTATGACCTCctctaaccttaaatttaagGCAGAGAACCAGTTAATAATTATCATAGTTTAATGTAAATTGTAAATTAAGGCCAATCTTGAGGACATTTTTCCACAAGCACCAGAAGATGAAGTGCTTCTCTTAAGCAAAGCCCATCACTTCCTCACCAGCATTTCTGCAAcagaataaatataattaagcaACTGAGGTCAAACGCGGAGGATAACGAAAATCATTACATGACATCACCGCCGGTCAAAATCTCCAACATAGAACCCTCAATCTTTGTTGCAAGCTTTTATACTAGGTTCCACAAAGTTAAGGAAGAAACATTTAAGACCCAAGACCCGATTCCTGTGCCTGGCCCAATTGCCAGAAAGACCATCTGAAGACTGCTCTAGCATATCTGCGAGTTCCCAGAATCTAGTCTTTATTAATATTCAGAACTTTATGGCTATTAAATAGTAGAATTGTAGAAGTAACTAATGAGCCTTAAGTTAGCCTACGGAGAATGTC
This window harbors:
- the LOC115702901 gene encoding uncharacterized protein LOC115702901 isoform X3; the encoded protein is MALPSIQHTMVLFTFKIVFFCRRRYKDKKEDQAEPEVDPERDQRTVFAYQICLKADERDVYEFFSRAGKVRDVRLIMDRNSRRSKGVGYIEFYDVMSVPMAIALSGQPLLGQPVMVKPSEAEKNLVQSTAAVAAGPGGLIGPYSGGARRLYVGNLHTSIKEEDLRQVFGAFGPVELVQLPLDETGLCKGFGFVQFGRLEDARNALSLNGQLEIGGRMLKVSAVTDQVGMQEIGGNTGDFDDDEGSGMALNAQSRALLMQKLDRSGTSTSMTGTPAVNAPPGFTLPGPPPMMGTAPMMTSLSAPLAPMPVLGLGGGGLQAPTVTVPAIDTIGVPSECLLLKNMFDPEAETEPNFDLDIKEDVQEECSKFGNLKHIFVDKNSVGFVYLRFEHTQSAVAAQRALHGRWFAGKMITASYMLPQNYEDKFPESR
- the LOC115702901 gene encoding uncharacterized protein LOC115702901 isoform X2, with the translated sequence MDFDEYEYLENTVENPEPIKGKETVNGGGGDEIVKSSEKDRSRSSKHRSDDKNDDREHRSRRSKSGEDSRDHDRHKEKGSSRHRSRSKDGDRDRQRSSREHREREDRDKEKSKDKDREERNGRERGERRERDREGGDRERDKDKERSRRSRSHSERHRSGAVEREQSHDKELREREKEKEVVRERDRESRRYKDKKEDQAEPEVDPERDQRTVFAYQICLKADERDVYEFFSRAGKVRDVRLIMDRNSRRSKGVGYIEFYDVMSVPMAIALSGQPLLGQPVMVKPSEAEKNLVQSTAAVAAGPGGLIGPYSGGARRLYVGNLHTSIKEEDLRQVFGAFGPVELVQLPLDETGLCKGFGFVQFGRLEDARNALSLNGQLEIGGRMLKVSAVTDQVGMQEIGGNTGDFDDDEGSGMALNAQSRALLMQKLDRSGTSTSMTGTPAVNAPPGFTLPGPPPMMGTAPMMTSLSAPLAPMPVLGLGGGGLQAPTVTVPAIDTIGVPSECLLLKNMFDPEAETEPNFDLDIKEDVQEECSKFGNLKHIFVDKNSVGFVYLRFEHTQSAVAAQRALHGRWFAGKMITASYMLPQNYEDKFPESR
- the LOC115702901 gene encoding uncharacterized protein LOC115702901 isoform X1; this encodes MDFDEYEYLENTVENPEPIKGKETVNGGGGDEIVKSSEKDRSRSSKHRSDDKNDDREHRSRRSKSGEDSRDHDRHKEKGSSRHRSRSKDGDRDRQRSSREHREREDRDKEKSKDKDREERNGRERGERRERDREGGDRERDKDKERSRRSRSHSERHRSGAVEREQSHDKELREREKEKEVVRERDRESRRYKDKKEDQAEPEVDPERDQRTVFAYQICLKADERDVYEFFSRAGKVRDVRLIMDRNSRRSKGVGYIEFYDVMSVPMAIALSGQPLLGQPVMVKPSEAEKNLVQSTAAVAAGPGGLIGPYSGGARRLYVGNLHTSIKEEDLRQVFGAFGPVELVQLPLDETGLCKGFGFVQFGRLEDARNALSLNGQLEIGGRMLKVSAVTDQVGMQEIGGNTGDFDDDEGSGMALNAQSRALLMQKLDRSGTSTSMTGTPAVNAPPGFTLPGPPPMMGTAPMMTSLSAPLAPMPVLGLGGGGLQAPTVTVPAIDTIGVPSECLLLKNMFDPEAETEPNFDLDIKEDVQEECSKFGNLKHIFVDKNSVGFVYLRFEHTQSAVAAQRALHGRWFAGKMITASYMVCVYCLGLGSVLTYFSHLPFP